One Methylobacterium oryzae DNA window includes the following coding sequences:
- a CDS encoding glycosyltransferase family 2 protein has translation MQDPVSAAGAPLVTIAMPALNEAAHIADAIASVLPDRDAIACELLVLDGGSRDDTCAIVAALSARDPRIRLVHNERRIQAAAINLAARLAHPASAYLVRADCHAVYPKGFVQNLVGTMRLRQAVSVVVPLRTVGVTPLQRAIAAAQNSRLGNGGSAHRQGGISGYVAHGHHAAFDRREFLRVGGYDETFTHNEDAELDRRLCAAGGRIYLAAELAITYFPRACLRSLARQYLHYGRGCARTLEKHASLPRARQILPALVLLYAVAALPLAALMPALLIPLLLYAGGCVLSGLALALKAREPVLVMSGPAAVTMHLSWAAGFLSYPGYRRTLLRAALRRKRRLLGLPPGSDAARVN, from the coding sequence ATGCAGGACCCCGTGAGCGCCGCCGGCGCTCCGCTCGTGACGATCGCCATGCCGGCCCTGAACGAGGCCGCGCACATCGCCGACGCCATCGCGTCGGTGCTGCCCGACCGGGACGCCATCGCCTGCGAGCTGCTGGTGCTGGACGGCGGCAGTCGCGACGACACCTGCGCGATCGTCGCCGCCCTGAGCGCCCGCGACCCCCGCATCCGGCTCGTCCACAACGAGCGCCGCATCCAGGCGGCGGCGATCAACCTCGCCGCGCGACTGGCGCATCCCGCCTCCGCCTACCTCGTCCGCGCCGATTGCCACGCCGTCTATCCGAAGGGATTCGTGCAGAACCTCGTCGGCACGATGCGCCTGCGCCAGGCCGTCTCTGTGGTCGTGCCGCTGCGGACCGTCGGGGTCACGCCGCTGCAGAGGGCGATCGCGGCGGCGCAGAACAGCCGCCTCGGCAACGGCGGCTCGGCCCACCGGCAGGGCGGCATCTCGGGCTACGTCGCCCACGGCCACCACGCGGCCTTCGACCGGCGCGAGTTCCTGCGGGTCGGCGGCTACGACGAGACCTTCACCCACAACGAGGATGCCGAACTCGACCGGCGGCTCTGCGCGGCGGGCGGGCGGATCTACCTCGCCGCCGAGCTCGCCATCACGTACTTCCCGCGCGCCTGCCTCCGCAGCCTCGCCCGGCAGTACCTCCACTACGGGCGCGGCTGCGCGCGGACCCTCGAGAAGCACGCCAGCCTGCCGCGCGCCCGCCAGATCCTTCCGGCCCTGGTCCTGCTCTACGCCGTCGCGGCCCTGCCGCTGGCAGCCCTGATGCCCGCCCTGCTGATCCCGCTGCTGCTCTATGCCGGGGGCTGCGTCCTGAGCGGCCTCGCCCTGGCGCTGAAGGCGCGGGAACCCGTCCTGGTCATGAGCGGCCCGGCGGCCGTGACCATGCACCTGTCCTGGGCGGCGGGGTTCCTGTCCTATCCGGGCTACCGGCGGACGCTGCTCCGGGCCGCCCTGCGAAGGAAGCGCCGCCTGCTCGGCCTCCCGCCGGGATCCGACGCGGCGCGCGTCAACTGA
- a CDS encoding ABC transporter permease, translated as MKSLDALALGTPERGPTEQRTDPSTLRVTEIAPDDRIVAFDAVGLWQYRDLLRVLILRDLKVLYRQTAMGASWAIAQPLFTVLIFTVIFGHFAKIPTDGAPYALFAGSAVVLWTYFSEAVRRSANGLVAEAELIRKIYFPRLVIPLATVVSPMVDFAIALGVLLALMAWYGAVPDWHLVLAVPTLIVTAMLALGVSLWLGPINVRFRDIKHTLPFVIQIWMYASPIVYASSIVPASVRWIYALNPMVGLIEAFRFAILGGTPPDAFAVAVSVTAAFALLISGLIFFQRMERSFADVI; from the coding sequence ATGAAATCTTTGGATGCGCTTGCCCTCGGCACGCCGGAACGCGGGCCGACCGAACAGCGGACCGACCCGTCGACGCTGCGGGTGACCGAGATCGCGCCCGACGACCGGATCGTCGCCTTCGACGCGGTCGGCCTCTGGCAGTATCGCGACCTGCTGCGCGTCCTGATCCTGCGGGACCTGAAGGTGCTCTACCGGCAGACCGCCATGGGCGCCTCCTGGGCGATCGCGCAGCCGCTCTTCACCGTCCTGATCTTCACGGTGATCTTCGGCCACTTCGCCAAGATCCCCACCGACGGCGCCCCCTACGCACTCTTCGCCGGCAGCGCGGTCGTCCTGTGGACGTACTTCTCCGAGGCGGTGCGGCGCAGCGCCAACGGCCTCGTGGCGGAGGCCGAGCTGATCCGGAAGATCTACTTCCCGCGGCTGGTCATCCCGCTGGCGACGGTGGTGTCGCCGATGGTCGACTTCGCCATCGCGCTCGGCGTGCTGCTGGCCCTTATGGCTTGGTACGGGGCGGTGCCGGACTGGCACCTCGTGCTGGCCGTCCCGACCCTGATCGTGACGGCGATGCTCGCCCTCGGCGTGAGTCTCTGGCTCGGGCCGATCAACGTCCGCTTCCGGGACATCAAGCACACGCTGCCGTTCGTGATCCAGATCTGGATGTACGCCTCGCCGATCGTCTACGCGTCGAGCATCGTGCCCGCCTCGGTGCGCTGGATCTACGCGCTCAACCCGATGGTCGGCCTGATCGAGGCGTTCCGGTTCGCCATCCTGGGCGGCACGCCGCCCGACGCCTTCGCGGTCGCCGTCTCGGTCACGGCCGCCTTCGCCCTGCTCATCAGCGGACTGATCTTCTTCCAGCGCATGGAGCGCTCCTTCGCGGATGTAATCTGA
- a CDS encoding polysaccharide deacetylase family protein, whose translation MIPAPVKSLARAVGLTRPRVAAARMACERTTLALARIRRPAPGGRILCYHSVGQSECGVNDVSPARFRHQLERALGLGYRFVPAATIADGRGGARDLAITFDDGWRSVLSGAAPVLSDLGIPWTLFIVSGWLDRPESAPPGVLGWGAIEALAANGVEIGSHSVTHPDFGRLSAEEAAEELEESRRAIGARLGVLPDSFAIPLGQSANWTRAAAHAAREAGYRIVYAQAVETRPAGTLARSFVTQFDNDLVFGALLRGAYDAWEEWV comes from the coding sequence ATGATCCCCGCACCGGTCAAGAGCCTCGCCCGGGCGGTCGGCCTGACGCGCCCGCGCGTCGCCGCCGCACGGATGGCCTGCGAGCGCACGACGCTCGCCCTCGCCCGGATCCGGCGCCCGGCGCCGGGCGGCCGCATCCTCTGCTACCACTCGGTCGGCCAGTCGGAATGCGGCGTCAACGACGTCTCTCCCGCGCGCTTCCGCCACCAGCTCGAGCGCGCGCTCGGTCTCGGCTACCGCTTCGTGCCGGCGGCCACGATCGCCGACGGGCGCGGCGGCGCGCGGGACCTCGCCATCACCTTCGACGACGGCTGGCGCAGCGTCCTCAGCGGGGCGGCGCCGGTCCTCAGCGATCTCGGGATCCCCTGGACCCTGTTCATCGTGTCGGGCTGGCTCGACCGGCCCGAGAGCGCGCCGCCGGGTGTCCTCGGCTGGGGCGCCATCGAGGCGCTGGCCGCCAACGGGGTCGAGATCGGCAGCCATTCCGTGACCCACCCGGATTTCGGGCGCCTCAGCGCGGAAGAGGCGGCCGAGGAGCTGGAGGAATCCCGGCGCGCCATCGGGGCCCGCCTCGGCGTCCTGCCCGACTCCTTCGCGATACCCCTGGGGCAGTCTGCGAACTGGACGCGGGCGGCCGCCCACGCGGCCCGGGAGGCGGGCTACCGGATCGTCTACGCGCAGGCGGTGGAGACCCGTCCCGCCGGAACCTTGGCGCGCAGCTTCGTCACGCAGTTCGACAACGATCTCGTCTTCGGTGCCCTGCTCCGGGGCGCCTACGACGCCTGGGAGGAGTGGGTATGA
- a CDS encoding DegT/DnrJ/EryC1/StrS family aminotransferase, with protein MIPFLDLKAQYAAIGGDVETAVLNVLRSGDFVLGPAVSAFEAAFAEACGARHAVAVSSGTAALHLALLALDIGPGDEVITVSSTFVATVAAVLYAGATPVLVDIDPVDWTMDPALVEAAITPRTKAILPVHLHGRMADLDALGAIARRHGIALVEDAAQAHLAERGGRKAGTIGDLGCFSFYPGKNLGAYGEGGAIVTDRDDLAEAARCLRDWGQQGKYNHVRHGFNLRMDGVQGAVLGVKLPHLEGWTRARQAVAAEYGARLAGLGLELPAPAGLDHVFHVYAVSTADREGLRQYLNAAGIATGIHYPVPVHRQPAYSHLDDGAGRLPVTERLAARTLSLPMFPEMTSAQIDTVCRAVASYCEVADAQAA; from the coding sequence GTGATCCCCTTCCTCGACCTCAAGGCGCAGTACGCGGCGATCGGCGGCGACGTCGAGACCGCGGTCCTCAACGTCCTGCGCAGCGGCGACTTCGTCCTCGGCCCGGCGGTCAGCGCCTTCGAGGCGGCCTTCGCCGAAGCCTGCGGCGCCCGCCACGCGGTCGCCGTCAGCAGCGGCACCGCGGCCCTGCACCTCGCCCTCCTCGCCCTCGACATCGGTCCGGGCGACGAGGTGATCACGGTCTCGTCGACCTTCGTGGCGACGGTGGCGGCGGTGCTGTACGCCGGCGCCACTCCGGTCCTCGTCGACATCGACCCGGTCGACTGGACCATGGACCCGGCCCTGGTCGAGGCGGCGATCACGCCCCGCACCAAGGCGATCCTGCCGGTGCACCTGCACGGCCGGATGGCCGATCTCGACGCGCTCGGCGCCATCGCCCGGCGCCACGGGATCGCCCTCGTCGAGGACGCCGCCCAGGCGCATCTCGCCGAGCGCGGCGGCCGCAAGGCCGGCACGATCGGGGATCTCGGCTGCTTCAGCTTCTATCCCGGCAAGAATCTCGGGGCCTACGGCGAGGGCGGCGCCATCGTCACGGACCGGGACGACCTCGCCGAGGCGGCCCGCTGCCTGCGCGACTGGGGCCAGCAGGGCAAGTACAACCACGTCCGCCACGGCTTCAACCTGCGCATGGACGGCGTCCAGGGCGCGGTGCTGGGGGTCAAACTCCCGCACCTGGAGGGCTGGACCCGCGCCCGCCAGGCGGTGGCGGCGGAGTACGGGGCGCGGCTCGCGGGCCTCGGCCTGGAGCTTCCGGCCCCCGCCGGCCTCGACCACGTGTTCCACGTCTACGCCGTGTCGACGGCGGACCGCGAGGGGCTGCGCCAGTACCTCAACGCGGCCGGCATCGCCACCGGCATCCACTACCCCGTCCCGGTCCACCGGCAGCCCGCTTACAGCCACCTCGACGACGGTGCCGGCCGCCTGCCGGTCACCGAGCGGCTGGCCGCCCGGACCCTGTCCCTCCCGATGTTCCCCGAGATGACGTCCGCGCAGATCGACACCGTCTGCCGGGCCGTCGCCAGCTACTGCGAGGTCGCCGATGCCCAAGCTGCGTGA
- a CDS encoding glycosyltransferase, with product MVRGAFEPVRDSDGETAGGTASRAGRIRSNFAAFDARVRHAERLAAAGNHAGAAVETAIAATLAAHRHCGVFASPRLERLMTGIGRTLDGGGPDRARADGAPYRRVLHVCTQLAPVGGLTKMLALWIGADRNRVNGVALTQHRGPVDGRITAAVRESGGGIHHLNHHKGDKLAWARELRQIARGYDVVVLHIHCEDVVPLIAFADPAKSPPVLLLNHADHLFWIGTRISHAVINLREAARRLAVTRRGVDPARSLLLPTLITLPERQRARSAAKQALGVPEDSVLLVSVARGAKYRNVGPVTYADRHVDLLAAHPQARLIVVGPGERADWERARAATGGRITAHPELSDPRVFFEAADIYVDSYPFVSSTSMLEAAAYGLPLVTRFEAPAAAEIVAINHPGLDVTARVAHDQAAYEAHLTALITDAAARDAAGAESAAAVAGLYAPAAWLAGLDAIYAQALDLPRLPPEADAPGPAETPHLGEPDLRHQDMFGSDFPVSEMTKNYIGMLPLRQRVASWLALRRAGDFSGLWEPVRLLLPEWLVRNVKDRFGPLRLRAQIPGA from the coding sequence ATGGTCAGAGGCGCGTTTGAACCCGTCCGTGACAGCGACGGCGAAACCGCGGGCGGGACGGCGTCCCGCGCCGGGCGGATCCGGTCGAACTTCGCGGCCTTCGATGCCCGGGTGCGGCACGCGGAGCGTCTCGCGGCGGCCGGCAACCATGCCGGCGCGGCCGTGGAGACCGCCATCGCGGCGACCCTGGCGGCGCACCGGCACTGCGGCGTGTTCGCGAGCCCGCGCCTCGAACGGTTGATGACCGGGATCGGCCGGACCCTCGACGGCGGCGGCCCGGACCGCGCGCGGGCCGACGGGGCTCCGTACCGGCGCGTCCTCCACGTCTGCACGCAGCTCGCCCCGGTGGGCGGCCTCACCAAGATGCTCGCGCTCTGGATCGGCGCCGACCGCAACCGGGTCAACGGCGTCGCCCTGACCCAGCATCGCGGCCCGGTCGACGGGCGGATCACCGCCGCGGTGCGCGAGAGCGGCGGCGGGATCCACCACCTGAACCACCACAAGGGCGACAAGCTCGCCTGGGCGCGGGAGCTGCGCCAGATCGCGCGCGGCTACGACGTCGTCGTCCTGCACATCCACTGCGAGGACGTGGTCCCGCTGATCGCCTTCGCGGATCCGGCGAAGAGCCCGCCGGTCCTGCTCCTCAACCACGCCGACCACCTGTTCTGGATCGGGACGCGGATCAGCCACGCGGTGATCAACCTGCGCGAGGCCGCGCGCCGGCTCGCCGTCACGCGGCGCGGCGTCGATCCGGCCCGCAGCCTCCTGCTGCCGACCCTGATCACCCTGCCCGAGCGCCAGCGCGCTCGCAGCGCGGCCAAGCAGGCCCTGGGCGTCCCGGAGGACAGCGTCCTCCTGGTCTCGGTGGCCCGGGGGGCCAAGTACCGCAACGTCGGGCCGGTCACCTACGCGGATCGCCACGTCGACCTGCTCGCGGCACATCCGCAGGCCCGGCTCATCGTGGTCGGCCCCGGCGAGCGGGCCGACTGGGAACGGGCCCGGGCCGCCACCGGCGGGCGCATCACGGCCCATCCCGAGCTGTCGGACCCGCGGGTCTTCTTCGAGGCGGCCGACATCTACGTCGATTCCTACCCGTTCGTGTCGTCGACCTCGATGCTGGAGGCCGCCGCCTACGGGCTGCCGCTGGTCACGCGGTTCGAGGCGCCCGCGGCGGCGGAGATCGTGGCGATCAACCATCCGGGGCTCGACGTCACGGCCCGGGTCGCCCACGACCAAGCCGCCTACGAGGCCCACCTCACGGCGCTCATCACCGACGCGGCGGCGCGGGACGCCGCGGGCGCCGAGAGCGCCGCCGCGGTCGCGGGCCTCTACGCGCCGGCCGCCTGGCTGGCGGGACTCGACGCGATCTACGCGCAGGCGCTGGACCTGCCCCGCCTGCCCCCGGAGGCCGACGCGCCCGGCCCGGCCGAGACGCCCCATCTCGGCGAGCCCGACCTGCGCCACCAGGACATGTTCGGCTCGGACTTCCCCGTGTCGGAGATGACCAAGAACTACATCGGCATGCTGCCGCTGCGGCAGCGCGTCGCCTCCTGGCTGGCCCTGCGCCGCGCCGGCGACTTCTCCGGCCTCTGGGAGCCGGTGCGGCTTCTCCTCCCGGAATGGCTGGTCCGCAACGTGAAGGACCGGTTCGGCCCGCTGCGGCTCCGAGCGCAGATCCCCGGCGCCTGA
- a CDS encoding DegT/DnrJ/EryC1/StrS family aminotransferase, whose protein sequence is MIPIAKPEVGAPEAEAAAAVVRSGWLTQGPQVAAFETEFAAIVGAPHACAVSNCTTALHLALLAVGVGPGDEVVTVSHSFIATANAIAQCGATPIFVDIDPATYNMAPDAAAAAITEKTKAIVCVHQMGMPCDLEAIAAIGRRSGIPVIEDAACAIGSERLQGDVWRPIGSPAGDIACFSFHPRKVLTTGDGGMITTANAAWDRTFRLLRQHGMSVSDIARHGSAKVVVEAYSIAGFNYRMTDVQAAIGREQLKRLPDLIARRRALADGYRARLADLPGVTPPPEPMGLRSNWQSYCVRLPDDADQQAVMQAMLDRGIATRRGIMCAHLEPPYAEAPRRFALPESERARDHAILLPLYAAMTEAEQDQVVDGLRDALR, encoded by the coding sequence ATGATCCCGATCGCCAAGCCCGAAGTCGGCGCCCCCGAGGCCGAGGCCGCCGCCGCCGTCGTCCGCTCCGGATGGCTGACCCAGGGGCCGCAGGTCGCGGCCTTCGAGACGGAGTTCGCCGCGATCGTCGGCGCGCCCCACGCCTGCGCGGTCTCGAACTGCACGACCGCGCTGCATCTCGCCCTGCTCGCCGTCGGGGTCGGCCCCGGCGACGAGGTGGTGACGGTGAGCCACAGCTTCATCGCCACCGCCAACGCCATCGCCCAGTGCGGGGCGACGCCGATCTTCGTCGACATCGACCCGGCGACCTACAACATGGCCCCGGACGCCGCCGCGGCGGCGATCACCGAGAAAACGAAGGCGATCGTCTGCGTCCACCAGATGGGCATGCCCTGCGACCTGGAGGCGATCGCCGCGATCGGGCGCCGCTCCGGCATCCCGGTGATCGAGGACGCCGCCTGCGCCATCGGCTCCGAGCGGCTCCAGGGCGACGTCTGGCGGCCGATCGGCAGCCCGGCGGGCGACATCGCCTGCTTCTCGTTCCACCCGCGCAAGGTGCTGACCACCGGCGACGGCGGCATGATCACCACCGCCAACGCCGCGTGGGACCGGACCTTCCGGCTGCTGCGCCAGCACGGGATGAGCGTCTCCGACATCGCCCGCCACGGCAGCGCCAAGGTGGTGGTCGAGGCGTACTCCATCGCGGGCTTCAACTACCGGATGACGGACGTGCAGGCGGCCATCGGCCGGGAGCAGCTGAAGCGGCTGCCCGACCTGATCGCCCGGCGCCGCGCCCTCGCCGACGGCTACCGCGCGCGGCTCGCCGATCTCCCCGGGGTGACGCCGCCGCCCGAGCCGATGGGGCTGCGCAGCAACTGGCAGAGCTACTGCGTCCGCCTCCCGGACGACGCGGACCAGCAGGCGGTCATGCAGGCGATGCTCGACCGGGGCATCGCCACCCGCCGGGGCATCATGTGCGCGCATCTGGAGCCGCCCTACGCGGAGGCGCCGCGGCGGTTCGCGCTGCCCGAATCCGAGCGGGCGCGCGACCACGCGATCCTGCTGCCGCTCTACGCGGCGATGACGGAGGCGGAGCAGGACCAGGTCGTCGACGGCCTGCGCGACGCCCTGCGATGA
- a CDS encoding NAD-dependent epimerase/dehydratase family protein: protein MPKLREVTKGSRFSGDLRGTRILVTGGSGFIGSHIIDLLVEAGCDEIVAIDNMIRGRPENLGDALGSGRVRLVQGDIRDRALMDTLVKGTDVVFHQAALRITQCAAEPRHAFEVMAAATFNLLESCVEAGVAKVVMASSASVYGMAEVFPTTEKHHPYDNRTLYGAAKSFGEGLLRSFNDMHGLDYVALRYFNAYGPRMDLTGRYTEVMVRWMQRLAEGQSPIVFGDGLQTMDLVHVRDIARANILSAISPATDVVLNVGTGVETSLVDLAGHLTRIMGRDGTPLVHEAERAVNPVPRRLCDTSLAKELIGFEAKIGAAEGLADLVAWWQDESRSEHLRRALA, encoded by the coding sequence ATGCCCAAGCTGCGTGAGGTCACCAAGGGAAGCCGGTTCAGCGGCGACCTGCGCGGGACCCGGATCCTGGTCACGGGCGGATCGGGCTTCATCGGCTCCCACATCATCGACCTTCTGGTCGAGGCCGGCTGCGACGAGATCGTGGCCATCGACAACATGATCCGCGGCCGCCCCGAGAATCTCGGGGACGCCCTCGGCTCCGGCCGCGTCCGCCTCGTCCAGGGCGACATCCGCGACCGCGCCCTGATGGACACGCTGGTCAAGGGCACCGACGTGGTGTTCCACCAGGCGGCCCTCCGGATCACGCAGTGCGCCGCGGAGCCCCGCCACGCCTTCGAGGTGATGGCCGCCGCGACCTTCAACCTGCTGGAGAGCTGCGTCGAGGCCGGCGTCGCCAAGGTCGTGATGGCCTCCTCGGCCTCGGTCTACGGGATGGCGGAGGTCTTCCCGACGACCGAGAAGCACCACCCCTACGACAACCGGACCCTGTACGGCGCCGCCAAGTCCTTCGGCGAGGGCCTCCTGCGCTCGTTCAACGACATGCACGGGCTCGACTACGTCGCGCTCCGGTACTTCAACGCCTACGGCCCGCGGATGGACCTGACCGGCCGCTACACCGAGGTCATGGTCCGCTGGATGCAGCGCCTGGCCGAGGGCCAGTCGCCGATCGTGTTCGGCGACGGCCTGCAGACCATGGACCTCGTCCATGTCCGCGACATCGCCCGGGCCAACATCCTGTCGGCGATCTCGCCGGCCACCGACGTGGTGCTCAACGTCGGCACCGGCGTCGAGACCTCGCTGGTCGACCTCGCCGGCCACCTCACCCGGATCATGGGCCGGGACGGCACGCCGCTGGTCCACGAGGCCGAGCGGGCCGTGAACCCGGTGCCCCGGCGCCTCTGCGACACGAGCCTCGCCAAGGAGCTGATCGGCTTCGAGGCGAAGATCGGGGCGGCCGAGGGCCTCGCCGACCTCGTCGCCTGGTGGCAGGACGAATCCCGCTCGGAACACCTGCGGCGGGCGCTCGCATGA
- a CDS encoding ABC transporter ATP-binding protein: MSMAISVQDIGKQYWRAPRAAHQNSLRDALSEGVRGLVTRRAAARPSQESFWALKEVSFGIRHGENVGIIGLNGAGKSTLLKLLSRIAAPTTGRIRLEGRVGALLEVGTGFHRELTGRENIFLYGSILGMDRREIAAKFDAIVAFSEIGDFIDMPVKRYSSGMYVRLAFSVAAHLEPDILLLDEVLAVGDYTFQRKCMDFARRLQGKGSTILLVSHNMFSIKTMCERVIYIKGGRVAYDGPTDEGLTHYERDSYLADTAWFRPDTGDLPVRISDVTIADESGAPRTLFRHGERMRIRARYSAAEPIADPHVLFSITRSDELLCCNFSTQADGAGLTALAGEGEVELLTPPLTLTADTYTVSMVVRQRGFERLLAAKIGGRFHIEHPVFAPDVFGVFHEAGTWTTNGAASQR; encoded by the coding sequence ATGTCGATGGCAATCAGCGTTCAGGATATCGGCAAGCAGTACTGGCGCGCCCCCCGCGCCGCGCACCAGAACTCGCTGCGCGACGCGCTCAGCGAGGGCGTCCGCGGCCTGGTGACCCGCCGCGCGGCGGCGCGCCCGTCGCAGGAGAGCTTCTGGGCGCTGAAGGAGGTCAGCTTCGGCATCCGGCACGGCGAGAATGTCGGCATCATCGGCCTCAACGGCGCAGGCAAGAGCACGCTCCTCAAGCTCCTGTCGCGGATCGCCGCGCCGACCACCGGCCGGATCCGCCTCGAGGGCCGGGTCGGGGCCCTGCTCGAGGTCGGCACCGGTTTCCACCGGGAGCTGACCGGCCGCGAGAACATCTTCCTCTACGGCTCGATCCTCGGGATGGACCGCCGGGAGATCGCCGCGAAGTTCGACGCGATCGTCGCCTTCTCGGAGATCGGCGACTTCATCGACATGCCGGTGAAGCGCTACTCCAGCGGCATGTATGTCCGGCTGGCCTTCTCGGTCGCCGCGCATCTCGAGCCCGACATTCTGCTCCTCGACGAGGTGCTGGCGGTGGGCGACTACACCTTCCAGCGCAAGTGCATGGACTTCGCCCGGCGCCTCCAGGGCAAGGGTTCGACGATCCTGCTGGTCTCGCACAACATGTTCAGCATCAAGACCATGTGCGAGCGGGTGATCTACATCAAGGGCGGCCGCGTCGCCTACGACGGCCCCACCGACGAGGGCCTGACCCACTACGAGCGGGACAGCTACCTCGCCGACACCGCGTGGTTCCGCCCCGACACCGGCGACCTGCCGGTCCGGATCAGCGACGTGACGATCGCCGACGAATCCGGCGCGCCGCGGACGTTGTTCCGCCACGGCGAGCGGATGCGGATCCGGGCCCGCTACAGCGCCGCCGAGCCGATCGCCGACCCGCACGTCCTGTTCTCGATCACCCGGTCCGACGAGCTGCTCTGCTGCAATTTCAGCACCCAGGCGGACGGCGCCGGCCTGACTGCCCTCGCGGGCGAGGGCGAGGTGGAGCTGCTGACGCCGCCGCTGACCCTGACCGCCGACACCTACACGGTCTCGATGGTGGTCCGGCAGCGCGGCTTCGAGCGGCTCCTCGCGGCCAAGATCGGCGGCCGCTTCCACATCGAGCACCCCGTCTTCGCGCCGGACGTCTTCGGCGTGTTCCACGAGGCGGGGACCTGGACAACGAACGGCGCCGCGTCGCAGCGCTGA
- a CDS encoding glycosyltransferase family 2 protein codes for MNRPAQRRVSVVVPTCNRPAFLREALASIRALEGPDLAFEIIVGDNGAAGPAAEVAAAFGAIHVPVDRPGAGAARNAGLTRASAPYVAFLDDDDVWQPAHIREHLRLFEADPELGVVFGQIVTADHDLVPTYGPWPPELPSDKGALLRRMLSGYFPQIGATVVRRAVVDAIGLFDEALLGDQDWDWQLRAVRGHGVGFVAAPCVHFRQRPAGTFDRLIARRIHFTRLVFRRHAPALGVSRLAALRLYFGTVQGYYDALLDATEAHMARGDRRAAAGAFLTAFRLMPHRAIRQAFRPTRVRAALLALATGPAARPLTAEPKTR; via the coding sequence ATGAACCGACCCGCGCAGCGCCGCGTCTCCGTCGTGGTGCCCACCTGCAACCGGCCCGCCTTCCTGCGCGAGGCCCTGGCGAGCATCCGCGCCCTGGAAGGCCCCGACCTCGCCTTCGAGATCATCGTCGGCGACAACGGCGCGGCGGGGCCGGCCGCCGAGGTCGCCGCCGCGTTCGGCGCGATCCACGTCCCCGTCGACCGGCCCGGCGCCGGCGCGGCCCGCAATGCCGGCCTGACCCGGGCGAGCGCGCCCTACGTGGCGTTCCTCGACGACGACGACGTCTGGCAGCCGGCGCATATCCGGGAGCATCTGCGCCTGTTCGAGGCCGATCCGGAGCTCGGGGTCGTGTTCGGGCAGATCGTCACCGCCGACCACGACCTCGTGCCGACCTACGGCCCCTGGCCGCCGGAACTTCCGTCCGACAAGGGCGCGCTGCTGCGCCGCATGCTGAGCGGCTACTTCCCGCAGATCGGGGCGACGGTGGTGCGCCGGGCCGTCGTGGACGCGATCGGCCTGTTCGACGAGGCCCTGCTCGGCGATCAGGACTGGGACTGGCAGCTGCGCGCTGTCCGCGGCCACGGCGTCGGCTTCGTCGCCGCGCCCTGCGTGCATTTCCGGCAGCGGCCGGCCGGGACCTTCGACCGCCTAATCGCCCGCCGGATCCACTTCACCCGCCTGGTCTTCCGACGCCACGCGCCGGCGCTCGGCGTCTCGCGTCTCGCGGCCCTGCGGCTCTATTTCGGGACCGTGCAGGGCTACTACGACGCTCTGCTGGACGCCACCGAGGCCCACATGGCCCGCGGCGACCGCCGCGCCGCCGCGGGGGCGTTCCTCACGGCATTCCGCCTGATGCCGCACCGGGCGATCCGGCAGGCCTTCCGGCCGACGCGCGTGCGCGCGGCCCTGCTGGCCCTGGCCACCGGGCCGGCCGCCCGGCCGCTGACCGCCGAGCCGAAGACGCGCTGA